One region of Malania oleifera isolate guangnan ecotype guangnan chromosome 6, ASM2987363v1, whole genome shotgun sequence genomic DNA includes:
- the LOC131158562 gene encoding uncharacterized protein LOC131158562, whose translation MTANRGTSTVRDNNNIERLLVTPPYKLHYRSTLRSMDPILGKKLDLSSLVLKWIWAKLEASRVTLPYGGALNLIFAQLDVTTPSEDIRSDLQTFYKNFSSLNQRLTCIEKYHASSSRGDDPMDTSLAPQSDDEDTEEGSDEGEEEESEGGEREEEECEEE comes from the exons ATGACAGCAAACCGAGGAACTTCTACTGTCAGAGACAATAACAACATTGAGAGATTGCTAGTCACACCTCCATACAAGCTTCATTATCGTTCTACTCTCCGTTCTATGGATCCTATTCTTG gaaagaaacttgatttgTCTAGTCTTGTTTTGAAGTGGATATGGGCAAAGTTAGAAGCATCTAGAGTGACTCTTCCATATGGAGGTGCTTTGAACCTAATTTTTGCTCAGCTTGATGTTACTACACCTTCCGA GGATATAAGGTCCGACCTTCAGACCTTTTATAAGAATTTTTCCTCACTTAATCAGCGCCTCACTTGTATCGAGAAATATCATGCTAGCTCATCCCGAGGTgatgatcctatggacactagtttGGCCCCTCAAAGTGATGACGAAGATACTGAGGAAGGAAGTGACGAAGGTGAAGAAGAGGAAAGTGAAGGAGGGGAACGTGAAGAAGAGGAATGTGAAGAAGAATAA